Proteins encoded in a region of the Pseudomonas putida genome:
- a CDS encoding RHS repeat-associated core domain-containing protein: protein MRCNLRNAGIQNRPTYGQSYTPYGFSGKSQYSPIVGFAGQWFDTISGLCPLGNGRRLYSPSICRFTRPDFLSPFGGGGINAYAYCSGDPMNYVDPSGSSRNTSRGHVNPQTTLDINILQKEGFPSSLHPQLLHFRKVAKGIHRGPMEKNVVVARLYKHDAPHYAYTRWDLKYNFATNEFAADFVAGSPIFHLPVGRYEAKLNIFVLGVGPFKPARGLGNSKSYEVRKRDLKGFSLPAAQHERPQLAGAAWPEVAKAMWDVRFQREIDRFDEMLERYGPPEAPPSPPPRRR, encoded by the coding sequence GGTCAATCCTATACACCTTACGGCTTTTCCGGTAAATCACAATATTCGCCCATTGTCGGATTCGCCGGCCAGTGGTTTGACACGATAAGTGGCTTGTGTCCGCTAGGAAATGGTCGGCGTCTGTACAGCCCTTCAATCTGCCGTTTTACCCGTCCTGATTTTTTAAGCCCGTTTGGTGGCGGGGGGATAAATGCGTATGCCTATTGCTCTGGTGATCCTATGAATTATGTCGATCCTTCTGGGTCTTCCAGGAATACGTCCAGGGGGCACGTGAACCCTCAAACGACCTTGGATATCAATATTTTGCAAAAGGAGGGTTTTCCATCAAGCTTGCACCCACAGCTTTTGCATTTCCGGAAAGTGGCGAAGGGAATACATCGAGGGCCGATGGAAAAGAATGTCGTAGTTGCACGGTTATATAAGCATGACGCTCCGCACTATGCGTACACTCGATGGGACCTAAAATACAATTTTGCAACCAATGAGTTTGCAGCGGATTTTGTGGCTGGTAGCCCCATTTTTCATTTGCCGGTTGGTCGCTATGAGGCGAAGCTGAATATTTTTGTCTTGGGCGTGGGACCTTTCAAACCTGCACGAGGGCTCGGAAATTCTAAATCTTACGAAGTCCGTAAAAGAGATCTTAAGGGTTTCTCTCTTCCTGCTGCTCAGCACGAGAGACCGCAGCTTGCAGGGGCAGCGTGGCCTGAAGTTGCTAAAGCAATGTGGGATGTGCGTTTCCAAAGGGAGATTGACCGGTTTGATGAGATGCTTGAGCGCTATGGACCACCAGAAGCGCCCCCTTCTCCACCCCCTAGGCGACGCTAA